From Panicum hallii strain FIL2 chromosome 2, PHallii_v3.1, whole genome shotgun sequence, a single genomic window includes:
- the LOC112882538 gene encoding auxin-responsive protein SAUR36-like: MISAKILVQMAKKWQRMAALARKRLTSTPTEEAEGSCGTSSSMASKGHCVMYSADGRRFEVPLAYLGTVVFGELLMLSQEEFGFASDDGKITLPCDAAVVEYVMSLLRRGASEEVVRAFLSSMVRPCHIVNGVAPCSQQLAY, translated from the coding sequence ATGATCAGCGCCAAGATACTTGTCCAGATGGCGAAGAAGTGGCAGAGAATGGCCGCTCTGGCGAGGAAGCGGCTCACGTCGACGCCAACGGAAGAAGCTGAAGGATCATGCGGCACCTCATCCTCCATGGCCAGCAAGGGCCACTGCGTCATGTACTCGGCCGACGGCCGGAGATTCGAGGTCCCGCTGGCGTACCTCGGCACGGTGGTCTTCGGCGAGCTTCTGATGCTATCGCAAGAAGAGTTTGGGTTCGCGAGCGACGACGGCAAGATCACGCTGCCCTGCGACGCCGCGGTGGTGGAGTACGTGATGTCCTTGCTCAGGCGAGGTGCCTCTGAAGAGGTTGTGAGGGCGTTCCTGAGCTCCATGGTCAGGCCGTGCCACATTGTCAACGGCGTGGCGCCATGCAGCCAGCAGTTAGCCTATTAG
- the LOC112882699 gene encoding auxin-responsive protein SAUR36-like has product MISAKRIAQLAKKWQRMAALGRKRLAWVATEADQCCTSVASKGHCTVYTAEGARFEVPLACLGTAVFAELLRMSQEEFGFAGGDDGRITLPCDAAVMEYAMCLLRRGASAELEQAFLSTMSLPCHYASRVAPYVEASRQVAV; this is encoded by the coding sequence ATGATCAGCGCCAAGAGGATCGCTCAGCTGGCCAAGAAGTGGCAGAGgatggcggcgctcgggagGAAGCGCCTGGCCTGGGTGGCGACGGAAGCCGACCAGTGCTGCACATCCGTGGCGAGCAAGGGCCACTGCACGGTGTACACAGCCGAAGGGGCGCGGTTCGAGGTGCCGCTGGCGTGCCTGGGCACCGCGGTCTTCGCGGAGCTCCTGCGGATGTCGCAGGAGGAGTTCGGCTTCGCGGGCGGAGACGACGGCAGGATCACGCTGCCCTGCGACGCCGCGGTCATGGAGTACGCCATGTGCTTACTCAGGAGAGGCGCCTCTGCCGAGCTAGAGCAGGCGTTCCTGAGCACCATGTCGCTGCCGTGCCACTATGCGAGCCGTGTGGCGCCGTACGTAGAAGCCAGCCGGCAGGTTGCCGTTTAG
- the LOC112882364 gene encoding uncharacterized protein LOC112882364, with product MATARMKLLRNRREAQVRQMRRDIAALLRDKQEDTARIRVEHVIREQNFMAANEIIELFCELIVTRLPIIAKQKECPADLKEGICSLIFAAPRCSELPELGRIRDIFEKKYGKDFVSAAVDLRPDAAVNNLLIEKLSVKKPSGQTKLKVLKDIAKEHQIDWDTTESEQELLKPPEDLIKGPSTFVEASNMPVKTIRPHVVPPIPTNFSSRYSDDESDEDTMQFKDAASAARAAAESAERAASAAKAAADFANKNNHPFDEVKDCKASAHESTHPRKRQSMSNSSRSSRKEDTDAFDELKPHGGKASSTGSFSGTNHIEDRDNYPVDLDTRKTRRRNSRAARKVHSEIKFDDSEGLCSESEDENDVEIQSVERPLPPTREPFTENRHSEEEELDNDFPELPKANLHSRVHPNMPLDYETLTARFEALKSGKLP from the exons ATGGCGACGGCACGGATGAAGCTGCTGCGGAACCGGCGGGAGGCGCAGGTGCGGCAGATGCGCCGCGACATCGCCGCGCTCCTCCGCGACAAACAGGAGGACACCGCGCGCATCAGG GTTGAACATGTAATTAGAGAGCAGAACTTCATGGCAGCCAACGAGATCATTGAACTATTCTGTGAGCTGATCGTTACGCGTCTCCCCATCATTGCAAAGCAGAA GGAATGTCCAGCAGACTTGAAAGAAGGCATCTGCAGTTTAATATTTGCAGCTCCAAGGTGCTCAGAGCTCCCTGAACTTGGTCGAATTCGTGACATTTTTGAAAAGAAGTACGGCAAAGATTTCGTTTCTGCTGCAGTTGACTTGCGCCCAGATGCTGCTGTTAATAACCTT CTGATCGAGAAGCTGTCAGTTAAGAAGCCTTCTGGGCAAACTAAGCTGAAAGTTCTAAAGGATATAGCAAAAGAGCATCAGATTGATTGGGATACCACTGAGAGTGAGCAGGAGCTTCTGAAACCTCCTGAAGATTTGATT AAAGGGCCAAGTACATTTGTTGAAGCTTCCAATATGCCTGTTAAGACTATAAGACCACATGTTGTGCCACCAATTCCAACTAACTTCAG CTCTAGGTATTCTGATGATGAATCTGATGAGGACACTATGCAATTCAAAGATGCTGCTTCGGCCGCTAGAGCAGCGGCGGAGTCTGCTGAGAGAGCAGCATCTGCTGCCAAGGCCGCAGCTGATTTTGCCAATAAGAACAACCATCCATTTGATGAAGTCAAAGATTGCAAAGCATCAGCTCATGAATCCACTCATCCCCGCAAGAGGCAGTCAATGAGCAACTCAAGCAGGTCATCCAGGAAAGAAGATACAGATGCCTTTGATGAACTAAAACCCCATGGAGGGAAAGCATCTAGCACAGGAAGCTTCAGCGGAACGAACCACATAGAAGACAGAGACAACTATCCTGTGGATTTGGACACTAGGAAGACACGCAGAAGGAACAGCCGTGCTGCTCGGAAGGTGCACTCAGAGATAAAGTTTGATGATTCTGAGGGACTGTGTTCAGAGTCAGAGGATGAGAATGATGTGGAGATACAGTCGGTAGAAAGGCCACTACCTCCTACAAGAGAGCCTTTTACAGAAAACCGTCACTCTGAAGAGGAAGAGCTCGACAACGATTTCCCTGAGTTGCCAAAGGCAAACCTCCATTCTCGTGTTCATCCAAATATGCCCCTTGACTATGAAACTCTCACTGCACGCTTTGAGGCGCTCAAGTCCGGCAAGCTTCCGTAG